One region of Oncorhynchus mykiss isolate Arlee chromosome 8, USDA_OmykA_1.1, whole genome shotgun sequence genomic DNA includes:
- the LOC110530806 gene encoding tropomyosin alpha-1 chain isoform X1 — MEAIKKKMQMLKLDKENAIDRAEQAETDKKSAEDKCKQLEDELLGLHKKLKGTEDELDKYSEALKDAQEKLELSEKKATDAEGDVAALNRRIQLVEEELDRAQERLATALQKLEEAEKAADESERGMKVIENRASKDEEKMEIQEMQLKEAKHIAEEADRKYEEVARKLVILEGELERAEERAEISELKCGDLEEELKNVTNNLKSLEAQSVKYSEKEDKYEDEIKVLTDKLKEAETRAEFAERSVAKLEKTIDDLEEHLSSAKEENLDMHQVLDQTLIELNSL, encoded by the exons ATGGAGGCCATCAAGAAGAAAATGCAGATGCTGAAGCTGGACAAAGAGAACGCCATCGACCGGGCGGAGCAGGCAGAGACCGACAAGAAATCAGCTGAGGACAAATGCAAACAG TTGGAAGATGAGCTGCTGGGGCTGCATAAGAAGCTGAAGGGGACAGAAGATGAGTTGGATAAATACTCTGAGGCTCTGAAGGACGCACAGGAGAAACTGGAGCTGTCAGAGAAGAAGGCTACTGac gcGGAGGGCGACGTGGCGGCTCTGAACCGTAGGATTCAGCTGGTGGAGGAGGAGTTGGACAGGGCTCAGGAGAGGCTGGCCACTGCCCTGCAGAAACTAGAGGAGGCTGAGAAGGCTGCCGACGAGAGTGAGAG AGGCATGAAGGTGATAGAGAACCGAGCCTCCAAGGATgaggagaagatggagatccAGGAGATGCAGCTGAAGGAGGCCAAGCACATCGCTGAGGAGGCCGACAGGAAGTACGAGGAG GTTGCTCGTAAGCTGGTCATCCTCGAAGGGGAACTGGAGAGGGCCGAAGAGCGAGCAGAGATCTCTGAGCT TAAATGTGGTGACCTGGAGGAAGAGCTGAAGAATGTAACCAACAACCTCAAGTCCCTAGAGGCTCAGTCTGTTAAG TATTCAGAAAAAGAAGACAAGTATGAGGACGAAATCAAAGTGCTGACTGACAAACTGAAAGAG GCTGAGACTCGTGCTGAGTTTGCAGAGAGATCGGTGGCTAAACTGGAAAAGACGATTGATGACTTAGAAG AACATTTATCCAGTGCAAAAGAAGAGAACTTGGATATGCATCAAGTCCTGGACCAAACACTGATAGAGCTGAATAGTTTGTAA
- the LOC110530806 gene encoding tropomyosin alpha-1 chain isoform X2, with protein sequence MEAIKKKMQMLKLDKENAIDRAEQAETDKKSAEDKCKQLEDELLGLHKKLKGTEDELDKYSEALKDAQEKLELSEKKATDAEGDVAALNRRIQLVEEELDRAQERLATALQKLEEAEKAADESERGMKVIENRASKDEEKMEIQEMQLKEAKHIAEEADRKYEEVARKLVILEGELERAEERAEISELKCGDLEEELKNVTNNLKSLEAQSVKYSEKEDKYEDEIKVLTDKLKEAETRAEFAERSVAKLEKTIDDLEDELYSQKLKYKAISEELDHALTDMTAI encoded by the exons ATGGAGGCCATCAAGAAGAAAATGCAGATGCTGAAGCTGGACAAAGAGAACGCCATCGACCGGGCGGAGCAGGCAGAGACCGACAAGAAATCAGCTGAGGACAAATGCAAACAG TTGGAAGATGAGCTGCTGGGGCTGCATAAGAAGCTGAAGGGGACAGAAGATGAGTTGGATAAATACTCTGAGGCTCTGAAGGACGCACAGGAGAAACTGGAGCTGTCAGAGAAGAAGGCTACTGac gcGGAGGGCGACGTGGCGGCTCTGAACCGTAGGATTCAGCTGGTGGAGGAGGAGTTGGACAGGGCTCAGGAGAGGCTGGCCACTGCCCTGCAGAAACTAGAGGAGGCTGAGAAGGCTGCCGACGAGAGTGAGAG AGGCATGAAGGTGATAGAGAACCGAGCCTCCAAGGATgaggagaagatggagatccAGGAGATGCAGCTGAAGGAGGCCAAGCACATCGCTGAGGAGGCCGACAGGAAGTACGAGGAG GTTGCTCGTAAGCTGGTCATCCTCGAAGGGGAACTGGAGAGGGCCGAAGAGCGAGCAGAGATCTCTGAGCT TAAATGTGGTGACCTGGAGGAAGAGCTGAAGAATGTAACCAACAACCTCAAGTCCCTAGAGGCTCAGTCTGTTAAG TATTCAGAAAAAGAAGACAAGTATGAGGACGAAATCAAAGTGCTGACTGACAAACTGAAAGAG GCTGAGACTCGTGCTGAGTTTGCAGAGAGATCGGTGGCTAAACTGGAAAAGACGATTGATGACTTAGAAG ATGAACTGTACTCTCAGAAGCTGAAATACAAGGCCATCAGTGAGGAGCTGGACCATGCCCTCACCGACATGACCGCCATATAG
- the LOC110530806 gene encoding tropomyosin alpha-4 chain isoform X3 produces the protein MTGGSLDAVKRKIQALQQQADDAEDHTILLQKQLDDERELRENAEGDVAALNRRIQLVEEELDRAQERLATALQKLEEAEKAADESERGMKVIENRASKDEEKMEIQEMQLKEAKHIAEEADRKYEEVARKLVILEGELERAEERAEISELKCGDLEEELKNVTNNLKSLEAQSVKYSEKEDKYEDEIKVLTDKLKEAETRAEFAERSVAKLEKTIDDLEEHLSSAKEENLDMHQVLDQTLIELNSL, from the exons ATGACAGGTGGATCATTGGACGCGGTGAAAAGGAAAATCCAGGCGCTTCAACAGCAAGCGGACGACGCAGAAGATCACACGATACTTTTACAGAAACAGTTGGACGATGAACGGGAATTGCGCGAAAAC gcGGAGGGCGACGTGGCGGCTCTGAACCGTAGGATTCAGCTGGTGGAGGAGGAGTTGGACAGGGCTCAGGAGAGGCTGGCCACTGCCCTGCAGAAACTAGAGGAGGCTGAGAAGGCTGCCGACGAGAGTGAGAG AGGCATGAAGGTGATAGAGAACCGAGCCTCCAAGGATgaggagaagatggagatccAGGAGATGCAGCTGAAGGAGGCCAAGCACATCGCTGAGGAGGCCGACAGGAAGTACGAGGAG GTTGCTCGTAAGCTGGTCATCCTCGAAGGGGAACTGGAGAGGGCCGAAGAGCGAGCAGAGATCTCTGAGCT TAAATGTGGTGACCTGGAGGAAGAGCTGAAGAATGTAACCAACAACCTCAAGTCCCTAGAGGCTCAGTCTGTTAAG TATTCAGAAAAAGAAGACAAGTATGAGGACGAAATCAAAGTGCTGACTGACAAACTGAAAGAG GCTGAGACTCGTGCTGAGTTTGCAGAGAGATCGGTGGCTAAACTGGAAAAGACGATTGATGACTTAGAAG AACATTTATCCAGTGCAAAAGAAGAGAACTTGGATATGCATCAAGTCCTGGACCAAACACTGATAGAGCTGAATAGTTTGTAA
- the LOC110530806 gene encoding tropomyosin alpha-4 chain isoform X4 translates to MTGGSLDAVKRKIQALQQQADDAEDHTILLQKQLDDERELRENAEGDVAALNRRIQLVEEELDRAQERLATALQKLEEAEKAADESERGMKVIENRASKDEEKMEIQEMQLKEAKHIAEEADRKYEEVARKLVILEGELERAEERAEISELKCGDLEEELKNVTNNLKSLEAQSVKYSEKEDKYEDEIKVLTDKLKEAETRAEFAERSVAKLEKTIDDLEDELYSQKLKYKAISEELDHALTDMTAI, encoded by the exons ATGACAGGTGGATCATTGGACGCGGTGAAAAGGAAAATCCAGGCGCTTCAACAGCAAGCGGACGACGCAGAAGATCACACGATACTTTTACAGAAACAGTTGGACGATGAACGGGAATTGCGCGAAAAC gcGGAGGGCGACGTGGCGGCTCTGAACCGTAGGATTCAGCTGGTGGAGGAGGAGTTGGACAGGGCTCAGGAGAGGCTGGCCACTGCCCTGCAGAAACTAGAGGAGGCTGAGAAGGCTGCCGACGAGAGTGAGAG AGGCATGAAGGTGATAGAGAACCGAGCCTCCAAGGATgaggagaagatggagatccAGGAGATGCAGCTGAAGGAGGCCAAGCACATCGCTGAGGAGGCCGACAGGAAGTACGAGGAG GTTGCTCGTAAGCTGGTCATCCTCGAAGGGGAACTGGAGAGGGCCGAAGAGCGAGCAGAGATCTCTGAGCT TAAATGTGGTGACCTGGAGGAAGAGCTGAAGAATGTAACCAACAACCTCAAGTCCCTAGAGGCTCAGTCTGTTAAG TATTCAGAAAAAGAAGACAAGTATGAGGACGAAATCAAAGTGCTGACTGACAAACTGAAAGAG GCTGAGACTCGTGCTGAGTTTGCAGAGAGATCGGTGGCTAAACTGGAAAAGACGATTGATGACTTAGAAG ATGAACTGTACTCTCAGAAGCTGAAATACAAGGCCATCAGTGAGGAGCTGGACCATGCCCTCACCGACATGACCGCCATATAG
- the LOC110530807 gene encoding ras-related protein Rab-8A, producing MAKTYDYLFKLLLIGDSGVGKTCVLFRFSEDAFNSTFISTIGIDFKIRTIELDNKKIKLQIWDTAGQERFRTITTAYYRGAMGIMLVYDITNEKSFENIKNWIRNIEEHASADVEKMVLGNKCDINDKRQVSKDRGEKLALEYGIKFMETSAKANINVENSFLTLARDIKSKMDTKLEGSSPQGSSHKVKISQPQKKSSFFRCALL from the exons ATGGCGAAGACGTACGATTATTTGTTTAAGTTACTGCTAATCGGAGACTCCGGTGTCGGGAAGACCTGCGTGCTGTTCAGGTTTTCAGAGGATGCTTTTAACTCGACATTCATCTCCACCATAG GCATTGACTTTAAGATTAGAACGATAGAGCTAGACAACAAGAAGATAAAGTTGCAGATATG GGACACAGCAGGGCAGGAGCGATTTCGAACAATCACAACAGCGTACTACAGAGGCGCGATG GGTATCATGCTAGTCTATGACATCACCAACGAGAAGTCCTTCGAAAACATAAAGAACTGGATACGGAATATAGAGGAG CATGCATCGGCTGATGTTGAAAAGATGGTTCTCGGTAACAAATGTGACATCAATGACAAACGGCAGGTGTCCAAAGACCGGGGAGAGAAG CTGGCGCTGGAGTACGGTATTAAGTTCATGGAGACTAGTGCAAAGGCCAACATCAACGTGGAAAACTCGTTTTTGACACTTGCCAGAGACATCAAATCAAAGATGGACACAAAATTG GAGGGCAGCAGTCCTCAGGGGAGCAGCCACAAGGTGAAGATCTCTCAGCCCCAGAAGAAGAGCAGCTTCTTCCGCTGTGCCCTACTGTGA
- the cib3 gene encoding calcium and integrin-binding family member 3 isoform X1: MGNKQTIFTAQQLDAYQDCTFFTRKEILRLFDRYRDLAPQLVPLDYTDQPDVRLPYELIGSMPELKDNPFRQRIAEVFSEDGEGNMTLDDFLDMFSVLSEMAPRDLKAYYAFKIYDFNNDDFLCKSDLEKTLNKLTRNELTEDEVRMVCEKVIDEADLDNDGRLSLEDFQHMIVRAPDFLSTFHIRI, encoded by the exons ATGGGGAATAAGCAGACGATCTTCACGGCGCAGCAGCTTGATGCGTATcag GACTGCACATTCTTCACAAGGAAGGAAATTCTAAG ACTATTCGACCGTTATCGAGACTTGGCACCACAGCTCGTTCCTCTCGACTACACAGACCAGCCAGATGTGAGGCTACCATACGAGCTCATTGGCAGCATGCCAGAACTGAAG gacaACCCGTTCCGCCAGAGGATCGCTGAGGTTTTCTCGGAGGACGGAGAAGGAAACATGACCCTGGATGACTTCCTGGATATGTTCTCTGTGCTGAGTGAGATGGCTCCACGAGATCTGAAGGCCTACTATGCATTTAAAATCTACG aCTTCAACAATGATGACTTCCTGTGTAAGTCTGACCTGGAGAAGACGCTGAACAAGCTGACGCGGAATGAGCTAACGGAGGACGAGGTCAGGATGGTATGTGAGAAGGTGATCGACGAGGCCGACCTGGACAACGATGGACGTCTCTCACTGGAGGACTTCCAGCACATGATCGTCCGTGCTCCAGACTTCCTCAG CACCTTCCATATAAGGATATGA
- the cib3 gene encoding calcium and integrin-binding family member 3 isoform X2, translating into MGNKQTIFTAQQLDAYQDNPFRQRIAEVFSEDGEGNMTLDDFLDMFSVLSEMAPRDLKAYYAFKIYDFNNDDFLCKSDLEKTLNKLTRNELTEDEVRMVCEKVIDEADLDNDGRLSLEDFQHMIVRAPDFLSTFHIRI; encoded by the exons ATGGGGAATAAGCAGACGATCTTCACGGCGCAGCAGCTTGATGCGTATcag gacaACCCGTTCCGCCAGAGGATCGCTGAGGTTTTCTCGGAGGACGGAGAAGGAAACATGACCCTGGATGACTTCCTGGATATGTTCTCTGTGCTGAGTGAGATGGCTCCACGAGATCTGAAGGCCTACTATGCATTTAAAATCTACG aCTTCAACAATGATGACTTCCTGTGTAAGTCTGACCTGGAGAAGACGCTGAACAAGCTGACGCGGAATGAGCTAACGGAGGACGAGGTCAGGATGGTATGTGAGAAGGTGATCGACGAGGCCGACCTGGACAACGATGGACGTCTCTCACTGGAGGACTTCCAGCACATGATCGTCCGTGCTCCAGACTTCCTCAG CACCTTCCATATAAGGATATGA